GAGCGACCAGTCGCGGATACGGAAGAGCAAGGTGATCAGCGTCGAGCACATCAGAGCCATGACCAGCAGCGCCGCATACATGTTGGCGTAAGCCGCCCAGCCCTGCGCCCACTGGAGATACCAGCCGAGGCCAGCCTTGACGCCAAGCATTTCGGCCACGACCAGAACCGCAAACGACGTGCCAAGCCCCATGAACAGGCCGACAAAGACATGCGGCAAGGCCGACGGGATCGCCACTTTCAGGATGAGAAACAGCGGCTTGGCGCCGAGCGTTCGGGCGATGTCGTAATAGTCGCGATTGACGCTGGCGATGCCGGACCACGTCAGGATCGTCACCGGGAAAGCAGTCGCAAGCGCGATCAGGAAGACACTGGCCGAGCCACTGGACGGGAAGATGAAGAAGGCAAGCGGCAGCCATGCAGTCGCCGGCAGCGGGCCGATCAGCCGCAGGACCGGATGCACCCAATAGGCAGCGGAACGCGACCAGCCGATGGTGACCCCGGTCAGGAAACCGGCGAGAGCGCCGAAGAAATAGCCCTTGGCGAGCAGCAGCACGGAATAAAACACGCTGGTACCGAGCCGCTGCCAGTCATCGAGGAAGACTTCGAGAATGCTCTGGGGCGAAGAGAAGAAGGGAAGCGGCAGGAGGCCGGTCTTGGCTGTGACGACTTCCCAGATGGCGACGATCAGTGCAGCCGCCACGAACCATGGGCCGTAATGTCGGATGCTGGCGGAAACCTTGCCGCCGAGCTTGCCGGTCGCCGCAACGACGACAAGCACAAGCGCGATCAACAGCGAGCCGATGGCCAGTTCCCGCCCGTAAGGCTGCGGAATGATCTCTGGCCAGAGCTCGATGAGGGCCGCCACAGCGGCCCAGGCAGCACCGGCCACAAGGCCGGTCCACCAGATGGAGACAGGCGCACGTTCGCGCGCCACTTCGTCTGATACGGATGGATCTATCGAGGTCATGTCGGCGCTCCTCAGGCCGACAGCACGTCGGCATAGACCTTGTCCGCGAAAGCGTTCGGGTCGGTAGAGTTCTTGAACACCTGCACGTCGCGCAGTTCCTGCGCATAGAGCGCGATTTCCTGGCGCAGATCGGCCCCGGTCGGATTGTGATTATGGGTCTGCGCCTGCAGCACGCCGACAAGATCCTCGACCGACTTCCCCTTTGGCGCATTGGGCAGGAAGGCGCGAGCGGCGTCCTCGGGTTTGGCCACGGTCCAGTCCTGGGCTTCCAGCAGGGCGCGCGTGAGAGCGGCGGCGGTCGGCTGGTCGTCACGGATCAGGCTGCCGCGCAGGCCGACGATGCAGCACACGCGGTTTTCGAAACCATGGTCCAGATTGGAAGCGATCTGCACGTATTTCGGATC
The window above is part of the Rhizobium sp. ACO-34A genome. Proteins encoded here:
- a CDS encoding ABC transporter permease, with the protein product MTSIDPSVSDEVARERAPVSIWWTGLVAGAAWAAVAALIELWPEIIPQPYGRELAIGSLLIALVLVVVAATGKLGGKVSASIRHYGPWFVAAALIVAIWEVVTAKTGLLPLPFFSSPQSILEVFLDDWQRLGTSVFYSVLLLAKGYFFGALAGFLTGVTIGWSRSAAYWVHPVLRLIGPLPATAWLPLAFFIFPSSGSASVFLIALATAFPVTILTWSGIASVNRDYYDIARTLGAKPLFLILKVAIPSALPHVFVGLFMGLGTSFAVLVVAEMLGVKAGLGWYLQWAQGWAAYANMYAALLVMALMCSTLITLLFRIRDWSLSWQKGLVRW